Sequence from the Rhodohalobacter sp. 614A genome:
CCCCAAAACAACACTGCTACTACACACATCCTGTTATTGAAGTTTTACTAAACAACAGAGAAGTTAAAAAGAGAAATGATACACTCTGCTCTTTATGAACCCGTCTCATGATGGCTTCTCTCATAGTACCCCTTCAATCGTAGTGTTTTCTTTGAAATACTAAAATTTCAGTTGAGTTGCAAAACCAAAAAAAACTGTAAGGAATTAAGTAAAATGAGTTCTTACTGAATAAAGAATGGCAGAAGTTTTAGAGTCAGTATAACCACAATCTTCACACACCACCGGGCTATGCGAATGTCTTTATACACTATCCTTTTCAAAAAAGCCAAATTGTTGTTCTTGGTTTTATTTTTCTCGGGCATGTTGCCGGCGCATCTGGTTGCCCAATCTGCACTTGATCCCTGCATTGATCAGTTTATCGGGTCTGCAGTAGAAAACGCTCCTACTCTTTTCTACAGCTCTCCCGATGAACCTTTTGACACAAACCAACATTTGTGTTACCGCACGGAAGCGCAAAGCTTTTTTGCAATGGAGTATTGGCCGGAACAATATGCTCCACGCTGGGTTGCCTATAAAATTTCGCCGGAGCAGTTTGGAGAAGGCGCGTGCAATACATTTACCCGAAATACAGCCGGATGCTATTTTAAAACAGACACCTGGGATGAGTTCCTGGCCTGCACTGATGGAGACGATCCATTCCATCCCGATCTAATCATCAAGGGCAACAAACTGGATGAATATGCTTTTCAGTCAACAGCACATGACCGGGGCCATATGGCACCCGGACAATCTTTTAGCTGGAACGTATGTGGCTGGTATCACACATTTACAATGGCAAATATGTCCCCCCAGAGGGGGTTATTAAATCAACGAATCTGGGCCGATCTTGAACAGCAGGTATTGACTTGGGCTGTTGATGAAGGACCTCTGTATGTGATGACCGGTGCCCTGTTTTCAGACTTTCCCTATGATAAATTCCAGGTATACAGAGACAGCGCTCTCCATTCCGAACAGATTTATCCGAGAGTCAATACATTTGAACAAATAGTACGGAGAGCGGACACAAACTATGAAACTACCATGAGTGGAGATATTCTGCGGCCGTCCAGGAATCCCAATCCGGAACGAATGAAAGATCAGGTACGCAATACAAGAATACCTACAGGCTACTATACCGTTATCTACATCCCCGCCACTGAACATGAAGGACCTCGTA
This genomic interval carries:
- a CDS encoding DNA/RNA non-specific endonuclease, producing the protein MVLFFSGMLPAHLVAQSALDPCIDQFIGSAVENAPTLFYSSPDEPFDTNQHLCYRTEAQSFFAMEYWPEQYAPRWVAYKISPEQFGEGACNTFTRNTAGCYFKTDTWDEFLACTDGDDPFHPDLIIKGNKLDEYAFQSTAHDRGHMAPGQSFSWNVCGWYHTFTMANMSPQRGLLNQRIWADLEQQVLTWAVDEGPLYVMTGALFSDFPYDKFQVYRDSALHSEQIYPRVNTFEQIVRRADTNYETTMSGDILRPSRNPNPERMKDQVRNTRIPTGYYTVIYIPATEHEGPRTIGFLIPHSFESLNMLADHYEGLSRSKAFWAFAARIDLIEEAGGVQFPGIPDELKQWGSDWFFSHQTSRQIRSNTCGMGTPQGIVENSTQEERFEACKLLMNEE